The Methylomicrobium lacus LW14 genome window below encodes:
- a CDS encoding GatB/YqeY domain-containing protein → MDLLTDRIKEDMKAAMKGGDKFKLGVIRLILAAFKQVEVDERITLDNDRAIQVLDKMLKQRRESIKQYSDAGRNDLADIEEAEVKVIQEYLPAALSDAEIDALVQEAIAESGAEAVKDMGKVMGLLKPKMQGRADMAVVSQKIKAGLGG, encoded by the coding sequence ATGGATTTATTGACGGACCGAATCAAGGAAGATATGAAAGCCGCCATGAAAGGCGGCGACAAATTCAAGCTGGGCGTGATCCGTTTGATTCTGGCGGCATTCAAGCAGGTCGAAGTCGACGAGCGTATTACGCTCGATAACGACCGGGCCATTCAGGTGCTGGACAAGATGCTGAAGCAGCGGCGCGAGTCGATCAAGCAGTACAGCGACGCCGGACGTAACGATCTGGCTGACATAGAAGAAGCGGAAGTCAAAGTCATTCAGGAATACTTGCCTGCGGCGCTGAGTGATGCCGAGATCGACGCCCTGGTTCAGGAAGCGATCGCCGAATCCGGTGCCGAAGCGGTCAAGGACATGGGCAAGGTGATGGGGCTGCTGAAGCCGAAAATGCAGGGGCGCGCCGACATGGCGGTGGTCAGCCAAAAAATCAAGGCTGGTTTGGGAGGCTAA
- the rpsU gene encoding 30S ribosomal protein S21 — MPSVKIKENEPFDIAIRRFKRACEKAGVLAEVRRREFYEKPTTERKRKGAAAVKRHLKKLARERYALKNLRRGRPAL, encoded by the coding sequence ATGCCGTCAGTCAAAATTAAAGAAAACGAACCTTTCGATATCGCCATTCGCCGTTTTAAACGCGCTTGTGAAAAAGCCGGTGTCTTGGCCGAAGTCCGTCGCCGCGAGTTTTATGAAAAGCCGACCACGGAACGTAAACGTAAAGGGGCGGCGGCTGTCAAACGTCACCTGAAAAAGCTGGCGCGTGAGCGTTATGCGTTGAAAAATCTGCGTCGCGGCCGTCCTGCGCTTTAA